From one Candidatus Chromulinivorax destructor genomic stretch:
- the murJ gene encoding murein biosynthesis integral membrane protein MurJ — MSRSIIKKTLGIGSSTLLSRFFAYIREILLIQFLGVGAISDAFFIALRVPNSLRKVFAEGALSSVLVPSFIHAEQKYGKQEVNKLLTVSFLMIEALITCLIAVICYYAPFFVHQMAPGASAQSLHASVQFLRILAPFILLLSSSSVLAAALQASHRFLLPGLAPVILNCLYVVALSFGLYFSWSVDALCWSWVVAAFLNLLLHLWVCMLYKFEFRLPGAIAWKGFLQVMLQLFPCIVSVGIGEVNFWIDSAFASYLQSGTLSLIRTAYQLVNIPLGVIATSLSIVLLPYFSKIGNSKKELGAYLAEAIKFVIWMIVPVTFIMMISSREIFETMFLSSKFTMEHVFQAQSNMNAYLVGLLFFALEKILLNAFYALQSTGIATGVAIATIALNFFMNRMLIGVYGGMGLALATSLSAGVRVALFIAILAYYFKVDFHTKDLMKMIRNYCVQLLALGSVFYSAVYTISRFIAQYSFSHDLNFGFFHVVMDTHFFLHGFGFWSWFGPLSLLFFAGIYATRKAFGVSFSYLE, encoded by the coding sequence ATGTCTCGTTCAATTATAAAAAAAACTCTAGGTATTGGCAGCTCTACGTTGTTGAGTCGATTTTTTGCCTATATTCGAGAAATTTTATTAATTCAGTTTTTAGGCGTTGGAGCAATATCTGATGCCTTTTTTATTGCTTTGCGTGTGCCAAACTCATTACGAAAAGTATTTGCAGAAGGCGCCTTGTCATCAGTGTTAGTTCCGTCATTTATTCATGCAGAACAAAAATATGGCAAGCAAGAAGTTAATAAATTATTAACCGTATCATTTTTAATGATCGAAGCTTTGATTACGTGTCTTATTGCAGTTATTTGTTACTATGCACCATTCTTTGTACATCAAATGGCTCCAGGCGCATCTGCGCAATCGTTGCACGCAAGTGTCCAGTTTTTAAGAATTTTAGCTCCATTTATTTTGCTGTTATCATCAAGTTCAGTTTTGGCTGCAGCATTACAAGCTTCACATCGATTTCTATTGCCAGGCTTGGCTCCCGTTATTTTAAACTGTTTGTATGTTGTTGCATTGTCGTTTGGACTTTATTTTTCATGGTCAGTTGATGCATTGTGTTGGAGCTGGGTTGTTGCAGCTTTCCTCAATTTATTATTACATCTTTGGGTTTGTATGCTCTATAAATTTGAGTTTAGGCTGCCAGGAGCTATTGCATGGAAAGGCTTTTTACAGGTCATGCTGCAGCTGTTTCCATGTATTGTCAGCGTAGGGATTGGAGAAGTAAATTTTTGGATCGATTCTGCATTTGCTTCGTACTTGCAAAGCGGTACATTATCATTAATCCGTACTGCATACCAGCTTGTTAATATTCCGTTAGGCGTTATTGCAACTTCATTATCTATCGTTCTTTTACCTTATTTTTCTAAAATTGGTAACTCAAAAAAAGAGCTTGGAGCATATCTTGCTGAAGCTATTAAATTTGTTATTTGGATGATTGTACCGGTTACCTTTATCATGATGATATCGTCAAGAGAAATATTTGAGACCATGTTTTTATCTTCTAAATTTACGATGGAGCATGTTTTTCAGGCTCAGTCAAACATGAACGCATACTTAGTTGGTTTGTTATTTTTTGCCTTAGAAAAAATATTGCTTAATGCATTTTACGCATTACAATCGACTGGCATTGCAACTGGTGTAGCCATTGCAACGATTGCATTGAATTTTTTTATGAATCGCATGCTGATTGGTGTGTATGGTGGCATGGGGTTAGCTCTTGCAACAAGTCTTTCTGCTGGCGTTCGAGTAGCTTTATTTATAGCTATTTTGGCGTACTATTTTAAGGTTGATTTCCATACCAAAGATCTTATGAAAATGATCCGTAACTATTGTGTGCAGTTACTTGCTTTAGGGTCTGTTTTTTATAGTGCTGTTTATACAATATCACGCTTCATAGCACAATATTCATTTTCGCATGATCTTAATTTTGGATTTTTTCATGTTGTGATGGATACCCATTTCTTTTTACATGGGTTTGGTTTTTGGTCCTGGTTTGGGCCATTAAGTTTATTATTTTTTGCTGGTATTTATGCGACACGAAAAGCTTTTGGCGTTTCATTTTCGTATCTTGAGTAA
- a CDS encoding ABC transporter ATP-binding protein: MHVLLSIISLSKTYRQLGHIVEVFHDVSIEFQQGKSYAIMGASGSGKSTLIHLLAGIDTPSAGYIRLTTEKLSCEKYESFTPQKKAEFFQKNISIVFQQASLFAELTVLENVMLKAILAGTVTEQSLQHARNLLTEVNLLNKADAYPAMLSGGQQQRVAILRAIFIVPQFLLVDEPTGNLDDVSSQQVIDLLMHYQKKYNMGLIVSTHSKVIADRMEELCVVKDKKLDLIVV; this comes from the coding sequence ATGCATGTACTGCTATCAATCATTTCGCTCTCAAAGACGTATCGCCAATTAGGGCATATTGTTGAAGTTTTTCATGATGTATCAATTGAATTTCAGCAAGGCAAATCGTATGCAATTATGGGAGCATCTGGCAGTGGCAAATCGACGTTGATTCATTTGCTTGCAGGAATAGATACACCCTCAGCTGGTTATATTAGACTGACAACTGAGAAGTTGTCTTGTGAAAAATATGAATCTTTTACACCGCAAAAAAAAGCTGAATTTTTTCAAAAAAATATTAGCATTGTTTTTCAGCAAGCATCACTATTTGCTGAACTGACGGTACTAGAAAATGTTATGTTAAAAGCTATTTTGGCAGGAACCGTAACTGAGCAAAGTTTGCAGCATGCACGTAACTTACTTACTGAAGTTAATTTACTCAATAAAGCTGATGCATATCCTGCAATGTTATCTGGGGGTCAGCAACAACGAGTCGCAATTTTGCGAGCAATTTTTATAGTTCCGCAGTTTTTGCTCGTTGATGAGCCAACAGGAAATTTAGATGATGTTTCTAGCCAGCAAGTCATTGATTTGCTTATGCATTATCAGAAAAAATACAACATGGGGCTCATCGTAAGTACTCATAGCAAAGTAATTGCAGATCGCATGGAAGAACTGTGCGTGGTTAAAGATAAAAAATTAGATTTGATAGTCGTATAA
- the nusB gene encoding transcription antitermination factor NusB, producing MSDQNTDQQIVDQTTGVDDLVSQNLTTRRKMRSLLFHVLYAADAFDYETSAVVIATNFNREYETNIDLEGEIIKIVNEIALKRDELDEQIVPFLENWKFDRIGRCTLLVLRYAIWEMLYTTTPHSIVINEAIELAKCFAEQDSYKFVNGILDKIYNSIKPEEAGDDDNENL from the coding sequence ATGAGCGATCAAAACACCGACCAACAAATCGTTGATCAAACTACAGGCGTTGATGATTTAGTCTCGCAAAATTTAACAACTCGTAGAAAAATGAGATCGTTGTTATTTCACGTGCTCTATGCAGCTGATGCGTTTGATTACGAAACATCTGCAGTTGTTATTGCAACTAACTTTAACCGTGAATATGAAACAAATATAGATCTAGAAGGCGAAATCATTAAAATTGTTAATGAAATCGCATTGAAAAGAGATGAACTTGACGAACAAATTGTACCCTTTCTTGAAAACTGGAAGTTTGATAGAATCGGTCGTTGTACACTCTTAGTATTACGTTATGCTATTTGGGAAATGCTTTACACTACAACTCCACACAGCATTGTAATTAACGAAGCTATTGAACTTGCAAAATGCTTTGCTGAGCAAGATTCATACAAATTTGTAAACGGTATCTTAGATAAAATTTATAACAGCATCAAGCCAGAAGAAGCTGGCGATGATGATAATGAAAATCTCTAG
- the lon gene encoding endopeptidase La encodes MAQTIPVVPAIDVIVFPHMIVPLLVIDERIIQGVNQAMSGQKLVLLLSAKSYDEEESPEIETENLYRIGTVASIMRVINVPEGGIKILIQGMCRAAVQTIQTTDGILSANIQPVEFTNKEDEETIALVKNIKEVSGQLSMTSQSFSPDFHTILIKMQNPEKIAEFILSHLDLETVKAQELLEQTNLNSLLEGIYQELHKEISVAQVQERIRNHTRDAINKSQNEFYLREQLKSIKKELGETDDDFEALRNELQAKTLPEKVKAEMEKQLSKLERISPDSMEATVTRNHIEWVLSLPWGVYTKDNLDIAHAKKVLDEDHYGLSEIKERILDFISIKNLKADGTSPILCFTGAPGVGKTSLGKSIARALGRNFYRVSLGGVKDESEIRGHRRTYVGAMPGRFIQGFKKAKSMNPVILIDELDKIGSDFRGDPSAAMLEVLDPQQNKEFHDNYLGIPFDLSDVLFIATSNDVSAISGPLRDRMEIIELSGYTTEEKINIAKKHLVQQAVADSGLQAENFVLNNETLGEIITGYTRESGVRNLAQQIKKLCSKAARSFVEKQEIISINNQNLELHLGPKRFMDELVHAKNMVGITNGLAWTSFGGEVLKIEALMMAGTGKLILTGQLGDVMKESAQAALSYARSHAQEFNISDDMFTKYDLHIHVPAGATPKDGPSAGITMLTSILSALTNRLIDASCAMTGELNLRGEVMPIGGVKEKLLAAKRNHMSSIILPEQNKHDYATIKEFTDGIDVIWVSHANEVMERVLLPHNLG; translated from the coding sequence ATGGCTCAAACAATACCTGTAGTTCCTGCTATAGATGTCATTGTTTTTCCGCACATGATTGTTCCATTACTTGTTATTGACGAACGAATCATTCAAGGTGTTAATCAAGCAATGAGCGGGCAAAAATTAGTTTTGCTACTCTCTGCAAAAAGCTATGATGAAGAAGAGTCTCCAGAAATAGAAACTGAAAATCTCTATAGAATCGGTACGGTAGCTTCGATTATGCGTGTGATTAATGTACCTGAAGGTGGTATAAAAATTCTTATACAAGGTATGTGCCGCGCAGCTGTACAAACAATTCAGACGACTGATGGCATATTAAGTGCAAATATTCAGCCAGTTGAATTTACTAACAAAGAAGATGAAGAAACAATTGCTTTGGTTAAAAATATTAAAGAAGTTTCTGGTCAACTATCTATGACAAGTCAGTCATTTAGCCCAGATTTTCATACTATTTTAATTAAGATGCAAAATCCTGAAAAAATTGCAGAATTTATTCTGTCTCATCTTGATCTTGAAACTGTAAAAGCTCAAGAACTCTTAGAACAAACAAATCTTAATAGCTTGCTTGAAGGCATCTATCAAGAGCTGCACAAAGAGATTTCTGTAGCTCAAGTGCAAGAAAGAATCAGAAATCATACTCGTGATGCGATCAATAAAAGCCAAAACGAGTTTTACTTACGCGAACAGCTTAAATCAATTAAAAAAGAGCTTGGCGAAACTGATGACGACTTTGAAGCTTTACGAAATGAGCTGCAAGCAAAAACTTTACCTGAAAAAGTAAAAGCTGAGATGGAAAAACAGCTGAGTAAATTAGAAAGAATTTCTCCAGACTCAATGGAAGCGACCGTAACAAGAAATCACATTGAATGGGTGCTTTCATTACCATGGGGTGTTTATACGAAAGACAATCTTGATATTGCGCATGCAAAAAAAGTCCTTGATGAAGACCATTACGGGTTATCAGAAATCAAAGAACGTATTTTAGATTTTATCTCAATCAAAAATCTAAAAGCTGATGGAACAAGCCCTATTCTTTGTTTTACTGGTGCTCCTGGTGTAGGAAAAACTTCACTTGGCAAATCAATTGCGCGTGCACTTGGTAGAAATTTTTACCGAGTTTCACTTGGTGGCGTTAAAGATGAATCAGAAATCAGAGGTCATCGCAGAACGTATGTTGGTGCAATGCCAGGACGATTCATTCAAGGTTTTAAAAAAGCAAAATCGATGAATCCTGTTATCTTGATCGATGAATTAGATAAAATTGGTTCAGATTTTCGAGGCGATCCATCAGCTGCTATGCTAGAGGTGTTAGACCCGCAACAAAACAAAGAGTTTCATGATAACTATCTAGGAATTCCGTTTGATCTTTCAGACGTTTTGTTTATCGCAACTTCAAATGATGTCAGTGCTATTTCTGGACCGTTACGCGATCGTATGGAAATTATTGAACTTTCTGGCTATACAACTGAAGAGAAAATAAATATAGCTAAAAAGCACCTCGTTCAACAAGCTGTAGCTGATTCAGGGCTTCAAGCTGAAAATTTCGTTTTAAACAATGAAACGCTGGGCGAAATCATTACTGGGTATACACGCGAATCAGGTGTTAGAAACCTTGCGCAACAAATTAAAAAACTGTGCTCAAAAGCTGCGCGATCTTTTGTTGAAAAACAGGAAATTATTTCTATCAACAATCAAAATCTTGAGCTGCATTTAGGGCCAAAAAGATTTATGGATGAACTGGTTCATGCAAAAAATATGGTGGGAATAACGAACGGTTTAGCTTGGACTTCATTTGGCGGTGAAGTTTTAAAAATCGAAGCTTTAATGATGGCTGGCACTGGTAAATTAATTTTAACTGGTCAGCTTGGCGATGTGATGAAAGAGTCTGCACAAGCAGCTTTAAGCTATGCTCGCTCTCATGCACAAGAGTTTAATATATCTGATGATATGTTTACAAAATATGATCTACACATTCACGTACCTGCAGGCGCAACGCCAAAAGACGGCCCATCTGCTGGTATAACTATGTTAACATCTATTTTATCTGCATTAACAAATCGCTTAATTGATGCTTCATGCGCTATGACAGGTGAATTAAACTTACGTGGTGAAGTGATGCCAATTGGTGGCGTTAAAGAAAAGCTGCTTGCAGCAAAACGTAATCATATGTCATCTATCATATTGCCTGAACAAAATAAGCATGATTATGCAACAATTAAAGAGTTTACTGATGGTATTGATGTCATCTGGGTAAGCCATGCAAATGAAGTGATGGAACGAGTATTATTACCCCATAACCTGGGATAA
- the efp gene encoding elongation factor P, which produces MPVIATSDFKKGRKILFRDEPYMVIDFAHVKPGKGGAYVRTKMKNMITGLMREETFRSGEKFEDPGLEYKDMQFLYNEDMLYHFMDLDSFEQVSLNKNQLEEALDYLKEQEIYNALYFKGKLITINAPMFMELKVVDAPPGVRGNTAQGGGTKTIKLETGLVLQAPLFIEEGDILKIDTRTNEYIERI; this is translated from the coding sequence ATGCCTGTGATAGCGACTTCTGATTTTAAAAAAGGCCGTAAAATTTTGTTCCGCGATGAACCATACATGGTTATCGACTTTGCCCATGTAAAACCGGGTAAAGGTGGTGCTTACGTGCGCACAAAAATGAAAAACATGATCACAGGACTTATGCGTGAAGAAACTTTCCGCTCAGGTGAAAAGTTCGAAGATCCAGGATTAGAATATAAAGATATGCAATTTCTTTATAACGAAGATATGTTATACCACTTCATGGATTTAGATTCTTTTGAGCAAGTATCTTTAAATAAAAATCAACTTGAAGAAGCACTTGATTACCTTAAAGAGCAAGAAATTTATAATGCACTTTATTTTAAAGGCAAATTAATTACGATTAACGCTCCAATGTTCATGGAATTAAAAGTTGTTGATGCTCCACCTGGGGTACGTGGAAACACAGCTCAAGGCGGCGGGACAAAAACAATTAAACTTGAAACAGGTCTTGTTTTGCAAGCTCCATTATTCATTGAAGAAGGCGATATTTTAAAAATTGATACTCGAACCAACGAGTACATTGAACGAATTTAA
- the glyA gene encoding serine hydroxymethyltransferase — protein sequence MKDVELQTLVQQEQYRQQYGINLIASENYASKEIMDITGSVLCNKYVEGYPSIRYYSGCAVYDQIELLAIDRFKKIFKAEHVNVQPHSGSQANAAVYLAVLKPGNTILSMDLAAGGHLSHGHKVNWTHQFYNIVSYGVHPVSLLLDYDEIERLALLHKPKLIIVGASAYSRTIDFERCAAIAAQVGALLMADVAHIAGLIAADLHPSPFPHADIVTMTTHKTFRGPRGGVIMSKKQLGKSLDKMLMPGMQGGALMNHVAGKATAALEAMQPSFVTYQKQVISNAQVMAQMFMSLGYKVLTGGTDNHLFLIDVLPTGMNGRQVEQVLESVDIFINRNAIPFDTQPPLHPSGIRIGTPAITTFGADEKDVCIIVSLIDRAIKNYDRQEILQDIKKEVHHFMIHLHQK from the coding sequence ATGAAAGATGTGGAATTACAAACGCTTGTACAGCAAGAGCAATATCGTCAACAATATGGCATCAATTTAATTGCGTCAGAAAACTATGCAAGCAAAGAGATTATGGATATTACTGGTTCAGTTCTTTGCAATAAATACGTTGAGGGGTACCCTTCAATTCGCTATTACAGCGGTTGTGCTGTGTATGATCAGATAGAGCTTCTTGCAATTGATAGATTTAAAAAAATATTTAAAGCTGAGCATGTTAACGTTCAGCCACATTCAGGTTCGCAAGCAAATGCAGCTGTGTATCTTGCAGTACTCAAACCTGGTAATACCATTTTAAGCATGGATCTTGCAGCTGGTGGCCATTTGTCGCACGGCCATAAAGTTAACTGGACGCATCAATTTTACAACATTGTCTCGTACGGTGTGCATCCAGTATCATTGTTGCTTGATTATGACGAAATCGAAAGACTTGCATTGTTGCATAAGCCCAAATTAATTATTGTTGGCGCATCAGCATACTCCAGAACTATAGATTTTGAACGTTGTGCTGCAATTGCTGCACAAGTTGGCGCTTTATTGATGGCTGACGTTGCACACATTGCAGGGCTTATTGCAGCTGATCTTCATCCATCACCATTTCCACATGCAGATATTGTTACCATGACAACGCATAAAACATTTCGAGGTCCTCGCGGTGGGGTGATTATGTCGAAAAAACAGCTTGGAAAGTCTCTTGATAAAATGTTAATGCCTGGTATGCAGGGTGGAGCGTTAATGAATCATGTCGCAGGAAAAGCAACAGCAGCACTTGAGGCAATGCAGCCTTCATTTGTAACCTATCAAAAACAGGTTATAAGCAACGCTCAAGTCATGGCGCAAATGTTTATGAGTCTTGGGTATAAAGTGTTAACAGGTGGGACTGATAATCATCTTTTTTTGATTGATGTGTTGCCAACTGGTATGAATGGTCGACAAGTTGAACAGGTATTAGAGTCGGTTGATATTTTTATCAACCGAAATGCGATACCCTTTGATACGCAACCACCATTACATCCAAGTGGTATTCGAATTGGAACTCCTGCAATCACGACATTTGGTGCTGATGAAAAAGATGTTTGCATCATTGTTAGTTTGATTGATCGAGCTATTAAAAACTATGATAGACAAGAAATTTTACAAGATATTAAAAAAGAAGTGCATCACTTCATGATTCACTTACACCAAAAATAA
- a CDS encoding YifB family Mg chelatase-like AAA ATPase: protein MHTKIFSATPIGIHAHLVEVEVDLSFGLINFFIVGLPDTAIKESRQRIQTALKNSGIKLPEKKITVNLAPASLKKEGTLFDLPIAIGILQACKYLQMDANFLEETLFIGELSLDGSIKSINGALPIAYDAHKLNKKRIILPEQNAHEAALIGSIEVIGVKNLVELIFYLRKEQPMTPTLTDFHSYIAASQATDLDFSDVKGQQYAKRALQIAAAGRHNILFAGPPGSGKTMLAKRLPTIMPNMTFDESVATSKVYSISGKLNKEPLVTQRPFRNPHHTISQAGLIGGGTFPKPGEVSLAHNGILFLDEFTEFKRDTLEALRQPLENRMVEIARVQQSISFPASFLLVAALNPCPCGYLGDAQKACCCSPMQLQKYKDKLSGPLLDRIDIKVTVSAVSYEDAQAKKTVDAISSASLKEGVNKALAMQMIRFGTENKTNSMMSATDVELYCKLTPPAEQLLKNAFTKLSMSMRGYHKTLKVARTIADIEHAELIDVKHIQEAIIYKS, encoded by the coding sequence ATGCATACAAAAATATTTTCTGCTACTCCCATTGGAATTCATGCTCACCTTGTTGAAGTCGAAGTCGACCTTTCATTCGGGCTTATCAACTTTTTTATTGTAGGGCTTCCTGACACTGCAATTAAAGAAAGTCGTCAAAGAATCCAAACAGCTTTAAAAAATTCTGGAATCAAGCTTCCTGAAAAAAAAATTACCGTCAATCTTGCTCCTGCAAGCCTTAAAAAAGAAGGTACGCTCTTTGACCTTCCTATCGCAATTGGAATCTTACAAGCTTGTAAATATTTGCAAATGGATGCCAATTTTTTAGAAGAAACTCTTTTTATTGGAGAACTTTCACTTGATGGAAGTATAAAATCTATTAACGGAGCTTTGCCAATTGCATATGATGCGCACAAGCTTAATAAAAAACGAATTATTTTACCAGAACAAAATGCTCACGAAGCAGCTCTTATAGGCTCTATTGAAGTTATTGGTGTTAAAAATTTAGTTGAACTTATTTTTTATTTACGAAAAGAACAACCAATGACTCCTACCCTGACTGACTTTCATAGCTATATTGCAGCATCACAAGCAACTGACCTTGATTTTTCTGATGTTAAAGGCCAACAGTATGCAAAACGTGCATTACAAATTGCAGCTGCAGGGCGTCATAATATTTTATTTGCAGGTCCTCCTGGATCTGGCAAAACCATGCTTGCAAAAAGACTGCCAACAATTATGCCAAATATGACGTTTGATGAGTCGGTTGCAACAAGTAAAGTCTATTCAATTAGCGGCAAACTTAATAAAGAACCACTCGTAACACAACGTCCATTTCGCAACCCTCACCACACAATTTCACAAGCTGGTTTAATTGGCGGTGGAACGTTTCCTAAACCAGGCGAAGTAAGCCTTGCACATAATGGGATTTTGTTCTTAGATGAATTTACTGAATTTAAACGAGACACCCTTGAAGCTTTGCGCCAACCACTCGAAAATCGCATGGTAGAAATTGCACGAGTGCAACAATCGATATCATTTCCTGCATCATTTTTACTGGTTGCGGCATTAAATCCATGCCCATGCGGCTACCTTGGTGACGCACAAAAAGCATGTTGCTGCTCACCAATGCAACTTCAAAAATACAAAGATAAATTATCAGGACCGCTGCTTGATAGAATCGATATTAAAGTTACGGTCTCTGCAGTTTCGTATGAAGATGCTCAAGCAAAAAAAACTGTTGATGCTATTTCATCAGCATCACTTAAAGAAGGTGTTAACAAAGCACTTGCAATGCAAATGATACGATTTGGCACCGAAAATAAAACCAATAGCATGATGAGTGCAACTGATGTAGAATTATACTGCAAGTTAACACCTCCAGCAGAGCAACTTCTCAAGAATGCTTTTACTAAATTAAGCATGAGTATGCGCGGGTACCATAAAACATTAAAAGTTGCTCGAACCATTGCTGACATTGAACATGCTGAGTTAATTGATGTAAAGCACATTCAAGAAGCTATTATTTATAAATCTTAG